DNA from Pseudomonas putida:
TCTGGAGGTTCTCCCACTCCTTGGCGGGGGCATTGAAACTGGCCAGGGCCAGCAACAGCGAGCAAGCGGCGAATCCGAGTTTCTTGTTGTTCATTGTTATTCTCCGATGCGGACCTCAAAGGTCGTCAGGGGCACGCGGGCAAGGCGGATCACGGTGCTACGGGTGTTGCGAACAGCACGACTACTTGCCGCCCAACGCCAGGACCACCGGCGATGTCGGGCGGGCACAACACAACAGGACATGCCCAGGCGCGGGCTCGGCCAGCGGCGCCTCGGCGTACTCGACCGTGCCGCTGAGCAGCGGCGTCATGCAGGCATTGCACAACCCGGCACGGCAACTGAACGGCGGCGTCAGGCCCGCCTGCTCGGCGCAATCGAGCAGCGATGGGCAAGCGGCGTCCCAAGGCACCGCCTGGCCCGACGGCTCGAAGCGCACGCTCAACGCGCCCTCGGTCGCCGGCATCACCGGGGCCAGCGGTGGCGCGGCGGGCTCGTCCTCCTCAAGGATCGTCGCCGGGCCAAAGAACTCGAAGCGAATGCGCGAGCGCTCGATGCCCAGGCCGCGCAACAGCCGCCAGTTGGCCTGCATGAATGGCCGCGGCCCGCACAGGTAGGCGTCGTAGTCATCCAGCGGCAGCAGCCTCTGCAGGGTCTGGCGGGTCACCAGGCCACTGCTGTGGTGATGGCCGCTTTGCAGGTCTTGCGCCGTGGGCGCCCGGTAGCAGAAATGCACCTGCACCCCGGGTCGCCTGGCCGCCAGCGCCAGCACTTCCTCGCGCAAGGCATGCACGCCACCGTTCTCGCAGGCGTGGACGAAATACACTGCCCGCTTCGAATGGGTCACCAGCCGGTGCAACATGCTCACCATGGGCGTCAGGCCCACGCCGCCACTGAACAGCAGCACGGGGCGATCGCTGTCTTCGTCCAGGACGAAATTGCCCGAGGGTCCAGCGATATCGAGCTGCCCACCCACCTGCAGCGCCTCATGCAGAAAGCTCGACCCTACCCCCGCCGGCACGCCAGGCAGGTGCGCCGGGGCCTGCTCGTGCTTGACCGAGATGCGCAACTGCCGCGCATCGTCCGGGTCGCTGGACAGGCTGTAGGCGCGCAGCACTTGCGGGCCCTGGGCCTGGGGGATGCGCACCACGATGAACTGCCCCGGACGAAACGCGATGGGCGCATCGTTCAGCGCAGGCTTGAGCAGCAGCGAGGTGATGGTCGCGCTCTCACGCACCTTGGCCGTCACCTCAAAGCGTGCAAAGCCCTGTGCGGTGGGAAGGGCGTCAGGCATGGGAGTCCACCTCGACGGTGTCCAGCAGCCCAAGGGCCGCCTGCTGCTCCTCACGGATCAAGCGCTCCATGCCACGGCGAAAACGCATGGGGCCAGCGTCGATGGCCAGGTCGATGTTCGGGCTCTGGCGTTGTTTCATCCCGGCATGTACCGCCGACAGCACGACGCGGTCTTCCTCGAAGGCATGGCGCACGTCGGCAGCGAACTGGCGAGAGACCTCCGCGTCGTCGGCATCGAAGTTGCGCAACTGGAACCAGTAGTAGCGGGTGCGGTTCTCGTCGACCGGGGTCATGAAGTTGTAGGAATCCATCAGGAAGGCCTTTTCGTGCACCGGCGCGCCGTCCCCGCCGCTGCCGGCCGGGGTGTGCACGCCCTTGATGATGGCGTGGGCCGGGTAGCGCACTTCGTAGTACTGCAGGCGGTCGCAGCGGCCTTCAAACTTGAGGTACTGGCGGTAGAACGGCGCGGCGTCGATGTCATACAACCAGCGCGAGACCACCACGCCATCGTCGTTCACCTGGGTCTGCAAAGGCTCGGACTCGCAGGCCGCGATGCCGAAGCTGCTCTGATGGACCCAGGCCACATGGGATGGGTCGAGCAGGTTGTCGGTCATGTACAGGTAGTTGCAGTCGATGGTCATCGAATCGCCCCGGTTCAGGCCCCAGACCGGGTCATCCCACTCTGGGATCTCCAACAGCTTGGCGTGATCGGCCTGCGCCGGGTCGCCCATCCACAGCCAGACCAGGCCGTAGCGCTCGTGTACCGGGTAGCTGCGCACCTTGGCCGCCTGCGGGATCCGCGACACACACGCGGCCTTCACGCAGGTGCCGGCGCCGTCGAAGGTCAGCCCGTGATAGCCGCACTCGACCGTGTCGCCCTGCAGGCGCCCCATCGACAGCGGCAGCTTGCGGTGCGGGCAGGCGTCTTCCAGCGCCACCACCGCGCCGTCGGCCTTGCGGTAGAGCACCACAGGCTCGCCCAACAGCGTGGTGGCGTGCAGCGCTTGCTTGACTTCGGTGTCCCAGGCGGCGGCGTACCAGGCATTTCTCAAGAACATGGCGTGAGGCTCCTGTTGTTGTTGTCTTGGGCTGCATCAGGTTCTTGGAACACAGCCTAGGCCTGGGGAATACAAAAGAATAGATAGTGTTTTCTGTTGATTTATTTAGTTTTTCTAAACTACAAATAGAATGCCTTTCCAATGTTCGAGGGCTATGGCAAGGGCAAAGCCCTTGCCATAGCCGCGCCAAACCCAACCAGCGAGAGCCCCATGAGCCAACTCCCCCCCTTGCGTGCCCTGGAAGTCTTCGAAGCCGTCGGCCTGTGCGGCGGCATCACCCAAGCCGCCCGGCGCCTGGGCATTTCGCCCGGCGCCGTCAGCCAGCAGATGAAGATTCTCGAAGAGGCCGTTGGCCTGGGCCTGACGGTCAAGGAAGGCCAGCGCCTGCGCCTGAACGCCGCCGGCCAGCGCTTTCACGAAGGCTGCGGTCAGGCCTTCGAACGCCTGCGCGCAGCCTACGCGGAGCTGGAACGCTCCAAGAACACCAACAACCTTTACATCAGCGCCCTGCCCTCGCTGCTCTCCAAATGGCTGGCACCGCTGGTGGCCGAATGGCAGGCGGGCTACCCGCAACTGAGCCTCTATCTTGACGGCACCCATACCGAACCCTCCGAGGCCCAGGCCAACGGCGTGGACTTTCGCCTGAGCTACGGCGAGGGCATCCACGACGACCAGCACACCATCGAGCTGTTCCGCGACTGTGTAGTCCCCGCGTGCAGCCCACGCCTGCTGGCCGAACCCGTGGCGCCAGGGCAACTGCTCGAACACCCGCTGATCACCATCGATTGGCGACCGAAGTTCGACTCGCCACCTTCCTGGGAGCAGTGGTTCCTGGAGACGGGGGTCGGTGTGGTGCAGATCACCAACTACCGGATCTACTCGCTCTCTTCGATGGCCATCCAGGCCGCTATCGACGGCCAAGGCATCGTCCTGGCGCAGTACTCGATGATCAGCCGCGACATCGCCAGCGGCCAACTGGTACTGCCCTGCCTGCGCGCACTGCCGATGCCGGCCTCGTACTACCTGACCTGGAACCCCGGCAGCATCCACCGCAGCCACTGCCGGGCGTTCCAGCGCTGGCTGATCGAACGGGGACGCGATCAGCAAGAGGTCAGCCAACGGTTGTTGGGCGACTGAGGCTCGCCTTCTCCTCAATGACACATACTTTATTTTTTGTGCCATTATGGCAGCACAAAACAATAAATACGTGCCATAGAGGACGCCCGCCATGCACCACGCTGCTCCACAAGCCTTCGATCAGCTCGGATTCGTGGTCCAGGACCTGGACCAGAGCATCAACCACTGGCTGCAACTGGGCGTCGGCCCCTGGACGGTGTTTCGCGATGTCCAACTGCAGGGCAACTACCAAGGCCAGGCGGTGGAAGTTCGCATGAACGTGGGCCTGGCCTATCAGGGCGGCCTGCAGATCGAGCTGATCCACACCACCAGCGATGGCCCCTCCCCTTACCGCGACGCCCAAGGCCTGCACCACATGGCCTGGCTGGTGGACGAGCTGGACAGCGCCGTCGCCCGCCTGCGTGGGCGCGGCTTGCGACCGGTATTCGAAGCCGGCAACGCCACCACCCGCGTCTGCTACCTGGAAAACCCCAACGAGCCCGGTGTGCTGTTCGAAGTCATCGAAGGCGCAGGCCTGCGCCAGATGATCGACCACGGCATCGCTCAAGCCCGCGACTGGGATGGCGAGCAGCCGGTGCGGGTGTTCGCCGCCTGAACATTCCCCTGCCCCGGTGCACGGCACCTGGGCCCTTTGATAACGACAAAAAGGAGCTACACGATGAGTCGATTGGCAGGCAAAGTCGCCCTGATCACCGGTGCCGCACGCGGCCAGGGCGCAGCAGAAGCCCGGCGTTTCGTCGCCGAGGGCGCGAAGGTGGTGATTGCCGATGTACTGGAAACCGAAGGCCGGGCCCTGGCCGCCGAGCTGGGTGACGCCGCGCGCTTCCAGCCCCTGGACGTCACCAACCCCGAGCAGTGGCAGGCCGCTGTCGAGGTGACCCAGGCGCAGTTCGGCAAGCTCGACGTGCTGGTCAACAACGCTGCCATTCTGCGCATGGCGCCGCTGGAACATTGCTCGCTGGAAGACTACCGCCGGGTGATCGAAGTCAACCAGGTCGGTTGCTGGCTGGGCATGAAGTCCGTGCTAGCGGCCATGCGCCAGGCCGGAGGCGGCTCGATCGTCAACGTCTCCTCCACTGCAGGCATGGAAGGCGTGGCCTACGGCACGGCCTATTCCTCGAGTAAATTCGCCGTGCGCGGCATGACCAAGGCCGCAGCCCTGGAGCTGGGCGCCTCGGGGATCCAGGTCAACTCGGTGCACCCGGGCGGTATCGACACCGTCATGTCGCGTCCACCGGAAATGGCCGACTTCGACCCCGCACAGGTCTACAAAGGTCTGCCGATTCCGCGCATCGGCCAGCCTGAGGAAGTGGCCAATCTGGTGCTGTTCCTGGCCAGTGACGAGTCCAGCTACTGCACCGGCTCCGAGTTCATCATCGACGGCGGCATGCTCGCCGGTACCACCTTTGGTTGAGTGTCCAACCCCTGGGGGCGCGTTGCGCGCCCAGGGGCTGAGCGTGTTGCCAGTTCCCATCCGAAGTTGAATGAGCTATCCAGCGCTCGCTTGTCCGCGCCCTCTCACCGCCGCTTATAGCGCTCCCCTACAACGCTGTTCCGAAAGTTGTCGCCCCCTATAAATCGGATTATCCCTATAGTTATATCCGGTTCATCCTGTACCTTTCGTATCACTCCAGCCCTAACTTAGCGGCGCTATTTCGCACATCGAACCTGTAACCGATGCTCCAGCGTTTTTCTGAGGCCAAAAAGCCTAGACAAAATATGAGTGAGCGCCCCGTAAAAGTGCGAATTTGCGAAACACCGCACTAAAATGCGTCAGCTCGTAATACATAGAACAACTTAGCCTCATCGCAACCTGTAAAACTGTCCGACAATCGAGCAGTAAGACTATTAATTCTTACAGGTATCGGAAACTTCCTACAGACTTATCATCCCATTCCCCGTACTCTCCGCCCCATAGCTTCGAATATCAAACCTGCATTCGACAAGGCACATGCATTCCAGCGCCCAGGCGCTGCAGCGCGCGCGTCTTGTGGACTGCGGATACTTGCCTGCATCGCCCGAGCGGATAACACCGCCGGCACATCAACCCAATAAAAAAGACGGGGGGCAACTTCCCCCTGCAATTTTCCTGGCCGCCTGTAAAGCGCGGCGGGTGATACGGGCTTTCGCCAGCACCTGGCGTTTGGAGAACTTTCGGGATTATCTGATGATTAGGAAATCGCACTCGCAACTGTCACCCACCACCCGAGCGCTGGCCTGGATGAACATCGCCATCCAGGCCACCTTGCCGTTGACCGTTGCCCTCACACCCGCCCACGCCG
Protein-coding regions in this window:
- a CDS encoding FAD-binding oxidoreductase codes for the protein MPDALPTAQGFARFEVTAKVRESATITSLLLKPALNDAPIAFRPGQFIVVRIPQAQGPQVLRAYSLSSDPDDARQLRISVKHEQAPAHLPGVPAGVGSSFLHEALQVGGQLDIAGPSGNFVLDEDSDRPVLLFSGGVGLTPMVSMLHRLVTHSKRAVYFVHACENGGVHALREEVLALAARRPGVQVHFCYRAPTAQDLQSGHHHSSGLVTRQTLQRLLPLDDYDAYLCGPRPFMQANWRLLRGLGIERSRIRFEFFGPATILEEDEPAAPPLAPVMPATEGALSVRFEPSGQAVPWDAACPSLLDCAEQAGLTPPFSCRAGLCNACMTPLLSGTVEYAEAPLAEPAPGHVLLCCARPTSPVVLALGGK
- a CDS encoding LysR substrate-binding domain-containing protein; its protein translation is MSQLPPLRALEVFEAVGLCGGITQAARRLGISPGAVSQQMKILEEAVGLGLTVKEGQRLRLNAAGQRFHEGCGQAFERLRAAYAELERSKNTNNLYISALPSLLSKWLAPLVAEWQAGYPQLSLYLDGTHTEPSEAQANGVDFRLSYGEGIHDDQHTIELFRDCVVPACSPRLLAEPVAPGQLLEHPLITIDWRPKFDSPPSWEQWFLETGVGVVQITNYRIYSLSSMAIQAAIDGQGIVLAQYSMISRDIASGQLVLPCLRALPMPASYYLTWNPGSIHRSHCRAFQRWLIERGRDQQEVSQRLLGD
- a CDS encoding glucose 1-dehydrogenase; this translates as MSRLAGKVALITGAARGQGAAEARRFVAEGAKVVIADVLETEGRALAAELGDAARFQPLDVTNPEQWQAAVEVTQAQFGKLDVLVNNAAILRMAPLEHCSLEDYRRVIEVNQVGCWLGMKSVLAAMRQAGGGSIVNVSSTAGMEGVAYGTAYSSSKFAVRGMTKAAALELGASGIQVNSVHPGGIDTVMSRPPEMADFDPAQVYKGLPIPRIGQPEEVANLVLFLASDESSYCTGSEFIIDGGMLAGTTFG
- a CDS encoding VOC family protein, whose product is MHHAAPQAFDQLGFVVQDLDQSINHWLQLGVGPWTVFRDVQLQGNYQGQAVEVRMNVGLAYQGGLQIELIHTTSDGPSPYRDAQGLHHMAWLVDELDSAVARLRGRGLRPVFEAGNATTRVCYLENPNEPGVLFEVIEGAGLRQMIDHGIAQARDWDGEQPVRVFAA
- a CDS encoding aromatic ring-hydroxylating dioxygenase subunit alpha, with product MFLRNAWYAAAWDTEVKQALHATTLLGEPVVLYRKADGAVVALEDACPHRKLPLSMGRLQGDTVECGYHGLTFDGAGTCVKAACVSRIPQAAKVRSYPVHERYGLVWLWMGDPAQADHAKLLEIPEWDDPVWGLNRGDSMTIDCNYLYMTDNLLDPSHVAWVHQSSFGIAACESEPLQTQVNDDGVVVSRWLYDIDAAPFYRQYLKFEGRCDRLQYYEVRYPAHAIIKGVHTPAGSGGDGAPVHEKAFLMDSYNFMTPVDENRTRYYWFQLRNFDADDAEVSRQFAADVRHAFEEDRVVLSAVHAGMKQRQSPNIDLAIDAGPMRFRRGMERLIREEQQAALGLLDTVEVDSHA